In one Leptotrichia sp. oral taxon 215 str. W9775 genomic region, the following are encoded:
- a CDS encoding ABC transporter ATP-binding protein: MDILNVNDLNVYYGGIHAIKNISFNIKKGEIVSLIGANGAGKTSTLHAISGLVPIKSGEISLNGENVTNIEAHKLVSLGMAHVPEGRRIFTELTVLENLEMGAYTRNDTEQIKEDINHMFTLFPRLAERKKQLAGTMSGGEQQMLAMARALMSSPSLLLLDEPSMGLAPLLVQEIFNIIERINKEENVTVLLVEQNANMALSIADRGYVLETGKIILEGTGKELLSNPEIKKAYLGG, encoded by the coding sequence GTGGATATTTTAAATGTAAATGATTTAAATGTTTACTATGGTGGAATTCATGCCATAAAAAATATTTCATTTAATATAAAAAAAGGGGAAATAGTTTCCCTTATCGGTGCAAATGGTGCCGGAAAAACATCTACATTACATGCTATTTCCGGTCTTGTGCCTATAAAATCAGGAGAAATTTCTCTAAATGGAGAAAATGTAACCAATATTGAAGCACACAAACTTGTCAGCCTTGGAATGGCTCACGTTCCTGAAGGACGTAGAATTTTTACTGAACTGACTGTCCTTGAAAATCTGGAAATGGGTGCCTATACAAGAAACGATACTGAACAGATAAAGGAAGATATTAATCATATGTTTACACTGTTTCCTAGACTTGCTGAACGTAAAAAACAGCTTGCTGGAACAATGAGTGGAGGAGAACAGCAGATGCTTGCAATGGCGAGAGCTTTAATGTCAAGCCCTTCACTACTTCTGCTTGATGAACCTTCAATGGGACTTGCTCCATTGCTTGTTCAGGAAATTTTCAATATTATTGAAAGAATTAATAAGGAAGAAAATGTAACTGTTCTTCTTGTTGAACAGAATGCAAATATGGCTTTATCAATAGCAGATAGAGGATATGTCCTTGAAACAGGAAAAATAATTCTTGAAGGAACAGGAAAAGAACTTCTTTCCAACCCTGAAATTAAGAAAGCTTATTTAGGTGGATAA
- a CDS encoding bifunctional UDP-sugar hydrolase/5'-nucleotidase encodes MKKWLWGIFLLLAFAIFGKEVKIVFLETSDIHGRLFSYDYAIGEQKDNNGLTRVATILKQQRKENKNVIVIDNGDLLQDNSAELFNDEAVHPLIRTLNDLKYDVFVLGNHEFNFEKSFLERNIKGFKGTVLASNVIRKSNNKPFVKPYVIKKIDGVRVAIVGYLVPHIPIWEASTPDHFEDLKFLGPEEALSATLKELEGKYDVLIGSFHLGREDEKGGVGIMEAAKKFPQFDIIFAGHEHAVYNTDVNGVKTIEPGAYGVYVAKGVVTYNTETKKKTVTTENISTKDVPEDKEIAEKYAYVDKKSKEYANEVVGEVTETFIERPDFVTGDSKITSMPTATLKETPVIQLINAVQKHYAKADVSAAALFNFNSNLVKGPFKRKDVAFIYKFTNTLIGVNITGENLLKYMEWSYSFYNQLQPGDLTISFNENIRGYNFDMFAGVNYKVDPTKPAGQRIINPTINGKPIDPKATYKLAVNNYRFGTLSNLKLVTDADKYYDSYDELQDGGRMRDLIIKYITEEKGGKVTPELDNNWEVIKYNFKNPLLSKLAEKLKDGSIKIPISSDGRTLNVRSIKESEVK; translated from the coding sequence ATGAAAAAATGGTTATGGGGTATATTTTTACTTTTAGCTTTTGCAATATTTGGAAAGGAAGTAAAAATAGTATTTTTAGAAACATCGGATATACATGGAAGGCTTTTTTCCTATGATTATGCAATAGGTGAACAAAAGGATAATAATGGGCTAACAAGGGTTGCCACTATTCTTAAGCAGCAGAGAAAAGAAAATAAAAATGTAATTGTAATAGACAATGGAGATTTATTGCAGGATAACAGTGCTGAATTATTTAATGATGAAGCTGTTCATCCTTTAATAAGAACATTGAATGATTTGAAATACGATGTCTTTGTATTGGGAAATCATGAATTTAATTTTGAAAAATCTTTCCTTGAAAGAAATATAAAAGGATTTAAAGGAACTGTCCTTGCATCAAACGTAATCAGGAAAAGTAATAATAAACCTTTTGTAAAGCCATATGTAATTAAAAAAATAGATGGTGTAAGAGTTGCCATTGTTGGATATCTTGTACCTCATATACCTATATGGGAAGCTTCAACTCCTGATCATTTTGAAGATCTTAAGTTTTTAGGTCCTGAAGAAGCATTGTCAGCTACTTTGAAAGAACTTGAAGGGAAATATGATGTTCTTATAGGGTCTTTCCACTTAGGAAGAGAAGATGAAAAAGGTGGAGTTGGAATAATGGAAGCAGCAAAAAAATTCCCTCAGTTTGATATAATTTTTGCTGGTCATGAACATGCTGTCTATAATACAGATGTAAACGGAGTAAAAACAATAGAACCTGGAGCTTACGGAGTTTATGTGGCAAAAGGAGTTGTAACTTATAATACAGAAACAAAGAAAAAAACTGTAACAACTGAAAATATTTCTACTAAAGATGTTCCTGAAGATAAGGAAATAGCTGAAAAATATGCTTATGTAGATAAAAAATCAAAAGAATATGCAAATGAAGTTGTTGGAGAAGTTACAGAAACATTTATTGAAAGACCTGATTTTGTGACAGGAGATTCAAAAATAACTTCAATGCCTACAGCTACATTAAAAGAAACACCAGTAATACAGCTTATAAATGCAGTACAGAAACATTATGCAAAAGCAGATGTCTCAGCAGCGGCATTGTTTAACTTTAATTCAAACCTTGTAAAAGGTCCTTTTAAAAGAAAAGATGTGGCATTTATCTATAAATTTACAAATACTTTAATAGGTGTAAATATTACAGGAGAAAATCTTCTTAAATATATGGAATGGTCTTACAGCTTCTATAATCAGTTACAGCCAGGAGATTTAACAATAAGCTTTAATGAAAACATAAGAGGATACAACTTTGATATGTTTGCCGGAGTTAACTATAAAGTAGATCCTACAAAACCTGCAGGACAAAGAATTATAAATCCTACAATAAATGGAAAGCCTATTGATCCTAAGGCAACATATAAATTAGCTGTAAATAACTACAGATTTGGTACATTATCTAATTTGAAACTGGTAACAGATGCTGATAAGTATTATGATTCTTATGATGAATTACAAGATGGCGGAAGAATGAGAGATCTGATTATAAAATATATTACTGAAGAAAAAGGTGGAAAAGTAACACCTGAGCTTGATAATAACTGGGAAGTAATAAAATATAACTTCAAAAATCCTTTATTATCAAAGCTTGCTGAAAAACTGAAAGATGGAAGCATTAAAATACCTATATCTTCAGACGGAAGAACTTTAAATGTAAGATCAATAAAAGAAAGCGAAGTTAAGTAG
- the pgeF gene encoding peptidoglycan editing factor PgeF gives MFKEKENYFYIEEFENYGIKAIYSKKNAGNMSDYCGMEGQKEGAQEKNRNRLLENLNLNRKIPVMSFQTHTNNVKVISKNTEEYVYREIDGFVTDRKDVALFTFYADCLPIFVYDKENKAIGVWHSGWPGSFKEIMKNGLEVMKEAFGTEPENVLMGLGIGIQQENYEVGNDFYENFAEKFGKESELVKQSFKINEKTGKYHFDNTLFNRIMALKLGIKEENLVVSQENTWNEKFYSHRREGKKSGRATAMISFDDF, from the coding sequence ATGTTTAAAGAAAAAGAGAATTATTTTTATATCGAAGAATTTGAAAATTACGGAATAAAAGCTATTTACAGTAAAAAAAATGCCGGAAATATGTCAGACTACTGTGGAATGGAAGGACAGAAGGAAGGGGCACAGGAAAAGAATAGAAATAGACTTCTGGAAAATTTGAATCTTAATAGAAAAATTCCTGTAATGTCGTTTCAGACACATACAAATAATGTTAAAGTTATATCTAAAAATACGGAAGAGTATGTATACAGGGAAATAGACGGTTTTGTAACAGACAGGAAGGATGTAGCGCTATTTACCTTTTATGCAGACTGTCTGCCTATATTTGTGTATGATAAGGAAAATAAGGCAATCGGTGTGTGGCATTCCGGATGGCCGGGAAGTTTTAAGGAAATAATGAAAAATGGTCTTGAAGTAATGAAGGAAGCATTTGGAACAGAACCTGAAAATGTTCTGATGGGCTTGGGAATAGGAATACAGCAGGAAAATTATGAAGTAGGAAATGATTTTTATGAAAATTTTGCTGAAAAATTTGGAAAAGAAAGTGAACTGGTAAAACAATCTTTTAAAATCAATGAAAAAACAGGAAAATACCATTTTGATAATACACTTTTTAACAGAATAATGGCATTAAAATTAGGAATAAAGGAAGAAAATTTGGTAGTTTCACAGGAAAATACGTGGAATGAAAAGTTTTATTCACATAGAAGGGAAGGAAAAAAATCAGGAAGGGCAACAGCTATGATCAGTTTTGATGATTTTTAA
- a CDS encoding polyprenyl synthetase family protein — MLKAYLAEKKELVERNLQKILERYEKPELYSEAMKYAVMNGGKRLRPILMYMMCDLFGKKYEAIEDIACALEFIHCYSLVHDDLPAMDNDMYRRGKLTTHVKYGEAEGILVGDVLLTEAFNIVANSSAVSDSNKVKIIAKLSEYSGFYGMAGGQFVDMKSEHVKVSFETLKYIHAHKTGKLLTAAIELPLIALDIEEDKREKLVQYSKLIGIAYQIKDDILDIEGDFSETGKESNDEKNEKTTYPSLFGLEKSKEILEDYITQAKEIIIENFDSNRILMDLTDYFGKRGG; from the coding sequence ATGTTAAAAGCATATTTAGCTGAGAAAAAAGAACTTGTTGAAAGGAATCTTCAGAAAATACTGGAAAGGTATGAAAAGCCTGAACTGTATTCAGAAGCAATGAAATATGCAGTCATGAATGGTGGGAAGAGATTACGTCCTATACTGATGTATATGATGTGTGATTTGTTTGGGAAAAAATATGAAGCCATAGAAGATATTGCCTGCGCACTGGAATTTATTCATTGTTATTCCCTTGTACATGATGACCTTCCTGCCATGGATAATGACATGTATAGAAGGGGAAAACTTACAACTCATGTAAAATATGGAGAAGCTGAAGGAATTCTGGTGGGAGATGTACTTCTCACAGAGGCATTTAATATAGTTGCCAATTCTTCGGCTGTGTCTGATTCAAATAAAGTGAAGATTATAGCAAAGTTGTCAGAATATTCAGGTTTTTATGGTATGGCAGGTGGCCAGTTTGTAGATATGAAATCTGAGCATGTGAAGGTTTCATTTGAAACATTGAAATATATTCATGCACATAAGACAGGGAAGCTGTTAACAGCTGCTATTGAACTTCCGCTTATAGCACTTGATATTGAAGAGGATAAAAGGGAAAAATTAGTACAGTATTCAAAACTTATAGGAATTGCATATCAAATAAAGGATGATATTTTAGATATCGAAGGAGACTTTTCTGAAACAGGAAAAGAATCAAATGATGAAAAAAATGAAAAAACAACTTATCCCAGTCTGTTTGGACTGGAAAAATCAAAGGAAATATTAGAGGATTATATTACTCAGGCAAAAGAAATAATAATTGAAAATTTTGACAGTAACAGAATATTGATGGATTTAACAGATTATTTTGGAAAGCGGGGTGGCTGA
- the xseB gene encoding exodeoxyribonuclease VII small subunit has translation MAVKKQTYEENISEIDKILEKFENEELSLDDSIAEYEKAIKLIKDSEKLLEVGEGKVLKVLEKNGKLETEEVE, from the coding sequence ATGGCTGTAAAAAAACAGACTTATGAGGAAAACATTTCTGAAATTGATAAAATTTTAGAAAAATTTGAAAATGAAGAATTATCCCTTGATGATTCTATTGCTGAATATGAAAAAGCAATAAAGCTTATAAAGGATTCAGAAAAATTGTTGGAAGTAGGGGAAGGAAAAGTATTAAAAGTTCTTGAAAAAAATGGAAAACTTGAAACTGAAGAGGTAGAATAA
- the rsmD gene encoding 16S rRNA (guanine(966)-N(2))-methyltransferase RsmD, whose translation MRITSGTLKNRKIKSREGKETRPTLERIKEAIFSIIGDKITDARFLDLYSGTGNMAIEALSRGAGRAVMIEQDKEALRIIIENVNDLKLDGKCRAYKNDVFRAVEILGRKNEKFDVIFLDPPYKENITEKTLEKISESEILAEDGIIISEHSVYEKSKDTVGNLVKYDERDYNKKIVTFYKSSL comes from the coding sequence ATGAGAATAACTTCAGGAACATTAAAAAATAGAAAAATAAAATCAAGGGAAGGGAAGGAAACACGTCCTACACTTGAACGTATAAAAGAAGCAATCTTCAGTATAATTGGAGATAAAATAACAGATGCAAGATTTCTTGATTTATATTCAGGAACTGGAAATATGGCTATCGAAGCCTTAAGCAGGGGAGCTGGAAGAGCTGTCATGATAGAGCAGGATAAGGAGGCATTGAGAATTATCATCGAAAATGTAAATGATCTAAAATTAGACGGGAAATGCAGAGCATATAAAAATGATGTGTTTCGTGCCGTTGAAATATTAGGAAGAAAAAATGAAAAGTTTGATGTTATATTTCTAGATCCTCCATATAAGGAAAATATTACTGAAAAAACGCTTGAAAAAATATCAGAAAGTGAGATTCTGGCTGAGGACGGAATTATAATTTCTGAACACAGTGTATATGAAAAATCAAAAGATACAGTTGGAAATCTTGTAAAATATGATGAGAGGGACTACAATAAGAAAATAGTGACTTTTTATAAGTCATCATTATAG
- the queA gene encoding tRNA preQ1(34) S-adenosylmethionine ribosyltransferase-isomerase QueA yields MNIQEFDFELPEELIAQHAVNPRDHSKLLVLNKEKKEIEHKRFYNIIDYLKKDDVLVLNRTKVIPARLYGHKENGTVLECFLLKRYDLYTWEVLLKPAKRLKMGQKIIFSEGLLEAELVEIKEDGNRVLKFSFQGNFEEILDKLGEMPVPPYISEKLEDKSRYQTVYAKEGESVAAPTAGLHFTEELLEKIKEKGVIIAEVFLDVGLGTFRPVQTENILEHKMHSEKYKVPEETVKIVNDAKKKGNRVIAVGTTSVRTLESSVDEDGKLISGESETSIFIYGDYKFKVVDAIITNFHLPKSTLIMLISAFGGKETVFNAYHEAIREKYRFYSFGDSMFIY; encoded by the coding sequence ATGAATATTCAGGAATTTGATTTTGAATTACCCGAGGAGCTAATAGCACAACATGCTGTGAATCCTCGGGATCATTCAAAATTATTAGTTTTAAATAAAGAGAAAAAAGAAATCGAACATAAAAGATTTTATAATATAATAGATTATTTGAAAAAAGATGATGTCCTCGTATTAAACAGGACGAAAGTAATACCTGCCAGACTATATGGTCATAAGGAAAACGGAACAGTATTGGAATGTTTCCTGTTAAAAAGATATGATTTATATACATGGGAGGTTTTATTAAAACCGGCCAAAAGATTAAAAATGGGTCAGAAAATAATATTTTCTGAAGGATTGCTGGAAGCTGAGCTAGTTGAAATAAAAGAAGATGGAAATAGAGTTTTAAAATTCAGTTTTCAGGGAAATTTTGAGGAAATACTTGATAAACTGGGAGAAATGCCGGTTCCACCATATATATCAGAAAAACTGGAGGACAAAAGCAGATATCAGACAGTTTATGCAAAAGAAGGGGAATCAGTGGCCGCACCTACAGCAGGCCTTCATTTTACAGAAGAACTGCTTGAAAAAATAAAGGAAAAAGGTGTAATTATAGCTGAAGTATTTCTGGATGTGGGACTTGGAACCTTCAGACCGGTTCAGACTGAAAATATACTGGAACATAAAATGCACAGTGAAAAATATAAAGTGCCGGAAGAAACAGTTAAGATTGTAAATGATGCGAAGAAAAAAGGAAACAGAGTCATAGCAGTGGGAACTACTTCTGTAAGAACTCTTGAATCTTCTGTTGATGAAGATGGAAAGCTTATTTCAGGAGAAAGTGAAACTAGTATATTTATTTACGGTGATTATAAGTTTAAAGTAGTAGATGCGATAATTACCAACTTCCATTTACCAAAATCTACTTTAATAATGCTTATATCAGCATTTGGAGGAAAGGAAACAGTATTTAACGCTTATCATGAAGCAATAAGGGAAAAATATAGATTTTACAGCTTTGGAGATTCAATGTTTATATATTAA
- the prmC gene encoding peptide chain release factor N(5)-glutamine methyltransferase: MNNLLDILNKSVNYLEKKKIENARITAEKVFSEVLNMQRIMLYANFERILSEEEMQKIRKKLNGIIQGDSENTDFNVSEKENGNDNLKSLIDKSIVYLEKNNISEAKLITEIIFSHVLNVDRMLLFTLYKTEVEKDKLDKIRNYIQKIGKEKFPLQYLLNEQEFYGRKFYVNKGVLIPRQDTEVLVEEAIRILKKDKIQNPKILDIGTGSGVIGLTMALEIPESKVMGTDISEKALEISEKNKELLNVGNVKFFKSDLFENIEYRKFDMIISNPPYISDNEIGVMSEDTLLHEPDEALFAENNGLFFYCEICRNGMDYLQDNGYLLFEIGYRQGETVKEIVKKAGFKNVNIIKDMQNNDRVIVGQKQIVKNEV; the protein is encoded by the coding sequence ATGAATAATTTGCTCGATATATTGAATAAATCGGTTAATTATTTGGAAAAGAAAAAAATAGAAAATGCAAGAATAACAGCGGAAAAAGTTTTTTCAGAAGTATTGAATATGCAGAGGATAATGCTCTATGCAAACTTTGAGAGAATTCTTTCTGAGGAAGAAATGCAGAAAATAAGGAAAAAACTAAATGGTATTATACAGGGAGATAGCGAGAATACAGATTTCAATGTTTCTGAAAAGGAAAATGGAAATGACAATTTGAAATCGCTAATAGACAAAAGTATTGTTTATCTGGAAAAGAATAATATAAGTGAAGCAAAGTTAATAACGGAAATTATTTTTTCCCATGTACTGAATGTTGACAGGATGCTCCTTTTTACCTTGTATAAAACTGAAGTGGAAAAAGATAAATTGGATAAGATACGTAACTATATCCAGAAAATCGGGAAAGAAAAGTTTCCCCTCCAGTATCTGTTAAATGAACAGGAATTTTACGGAAGAAAGTTTTATGTGAATAAAGGTGTTCTGATTCCAAGACAGGATACGGAAGTACTTGTTGAGGAGGCAATAAGAATACTGAAAAAAGATAAAATTCAAAATCCTAAAATCCTTGACATTGGGACAGGAAGTGGAGTCATAGGTTTGACAATGGCTCTGGAAATCCCGGAATCAAAAGTTATGGGAACAGATATTTCTGAGAAAGCACTTGAGATATCTGAAAAAAATAAGGAGTTATTGAATGTAGGGAATGTTAAGTTTTTCAAATCTGATTTATTTGAAAATATAGAATACAGAAAATTTGATATGATAATATCTAATCCGCCGTATATATCCGATAATGAGATAGGAGTTATGTCAGAGGATACTTTATTGCATGAGCCTGATGAGGCATTATTTGCAGAAAATAACGGACTGTTTTTCTACTGTGAAATTTGTAGAAATGGAATGGATTATTTACAGGATAACGGATATTTACTATTTGAAATAGGCTACAGACAAGGTGAAACAGTAAAAGAAATAGTAAAAAAAGCCGGATTTAAAAATGTAAATATTATAAAAGATATGCAAAACAATGATAGAGTAATAGTAGGACAAAAACAAATAGTAAAAAATGAAGTGTAA
- the prfA gene encoding peptide chain release factor 1, with product MFQKLDDVVLKHEELTKLLMDPEIISDPKKIMEYNKALNSIDEVVKKYTYYKAKKEEVETLKEDLKTEKDSEMKEMMLEEIHTIDEEIPVLEEELKILLLPKDPNDDKNVIMEIRAGAGGDEAALFAADVFRMFTRYAERNRWKTEIIDKNEIGVGGLKEVTFLIKGHGAYSRLKFESGVHRVQRVPATEASGRIHTSTITVAVLPEIEDVSEVEINQSDLKIDTYRSSGAGGQHVNTTDSAVRITHLPTGIVVTSQDGRSQIKNREAAMKVLASKLYEMEYEKQRKEVENERRSQVGSGDRSEKIRTYNFPQGRVTDHRIKLTLHRLDAVLDGDLDEMIDALIAYDQAELLKAVGDNE from the coding sequence ATGTTTCAGAAATTAGATGATGTTGTTTTAAAGCATGAAGAACTTACAAAATTACTTATGGATCCGGAGATAATCTCAGACCCTAAGAAAATAATGGAGTATAATAAGGCCTTAAACAGCATTGATGAAGTTGTTAAGAAGTATACATACTATAAAGCAAAAAAAGAAGAAGTTGAGACTTTAAAGGAGGATCTGAAGACAGAAAAAGACTCTGAAATGAAGGAGATGATGCTGGAGGAAATTCACACTATTGATGAAGAAATTCCGGTACTTGAAGAAGAACTGAAGATTCTGCTTTTACCAAAAGATCCTAACGACGATAAAAACGTTATTATGGAAATAAGAGCAGGAGCAGGTGGAGATGAAGCCGCGTTATTTGCTGCAGATGTATTCAGAATGTTCACAAGATACGCTGAAAGAAACAGATGGAAGACTGAAATAATAGACAAAAACGAAATAGGAGTCGGTGGACTTAAAGAAGTTACTTTCCTTATAAAAGGACATGGAGCTTATTCCAGACTGAAGTTTGAAAGTGGTGTGCATAGAGTACAGAGAGTTCCGGCGACAGAAGCGTCAGGAAGAATTCATACCTCTACAATAACTGTTGCAGTTTTACCGGAAATAGAAGATGTAAGTGAAGTAGAAATAAATCAAAGTGACTTGAAAATTGACACATACAGATCAAGTGGTGCAGGTGGACAGCACGTAAATACTACAGATTCTGCAGTCAGAATAACACACTTGCCTACTGGGATTGTAGTTACTTCACAGGATGGAAGATCACAGATAAAAAACAGGGAAGCGGCTATGAAAGTCCTTGCTTCCAAGTTATATGAGATGGAATATGAAAAACAGAGAAAAGAAGTTGAAAATGAAAGAAGATCACAGGTTGGAAGCGGTGACAGATCTGAAAAAATAAGAACATACAACTTCCCTCAGGGAAGAGTCACAGACCACAGAATCAAGCTGACATTACACAGACTTGATGCAGTCCTTGATGGAGATCTTGATGAAATGATAGATGCGCTGATTGCTTATGATCAGGCTGAATTGCTGAAAGCTGTTGGTGATAATGAATAA
- a CDS encoding peptidylprolyl isomerase — protein sequence MKVKFTTNKGVININLLPKKSPVTVASFVNLVKHGYYDGLKFHRVIEDFMAQGGDPTGTGMGGPGYRFEDEVNNGLNFSVPGKLAMANAGPGTNGSQFFITTVPTEWLNGNHTIFGEAVSDADIEVVKLLSNNDIMEKVEIEGNVNEILDTYKDRVAEWNKVLGY from the coding sequence ATGAAAGTAAAATTTACTACAAATAAAGGAGTAATCAATATAAACCTGTTGCCGAAAAAATCACCGGTAACAGTAGCAAGTTTTGTAAACCTTGTAAAGCACGGATACTATGATGGATTGAAGTTTCATAGGGTAATTGAAGACTTCATGGCTCAGGGAGGAGATCCTACAGGTACAGGAATGGGAGGACCTGGATACAGATTTGAAGATGAAGTTAATAATGGGCTTAATTTTTCTGTTCCTGGAAAGCTTGCAATGGCAAATGCAGGGCCTGGAACAAATGGAAGCCAGTTTTTTATAACTACTGTTCCTACAGAATGGCTGAACGGTAATCATACAATTTTTGGTGAAGCTGTTTCTGATGCTGATATTGAAGTTGTAAAATTACTGTCAAATAATGATATTATGGAAAAAGTTGAAATTGAAGGAAATGTAAATGAAATTTTGGACACTTATAAAGATAGAGTAGCTGAATGGAATAAAGTTTTAGGATATTAA
- the gpmI gene encoding 2,3-bisphosphoglycerate-independent phosphoglycerate mutase — protein MKKRPVVLIILDGWGMNHHPEQVDAVRMAHPVNFERYRKEYPFTELRADGEFVGLPEGQFGNSEVGHLNIGAGRVVYQLLPKITKEIREGLILENGPLSDVMNKTKDNGKALHIMGLMSDGGVHSHINHIIGLVDMAKKKGLTEVYVHALMDGRDTPPESGVNYLAEMEKALADTGVGKLASVIGRYYGMDRDNNWDRIELAYDALFSGAGETAASSDEAIKASYAAGVTDEFVKPTKVTEGGNPIGLIKDGDGVIFANFRPDRARQLTRAIIEEDFKGFSRKVHPKVNFVCMAQYDATFDVPVAYPPQKIVNGFGEVVSKAGLKQVRTAETEKYAHVTFFFNGGVEQPYEGEIRLLSDSPKVATYDLQPEMSAYKVKDRLLEELDKGGVDTVILNFANPDMVGHTGVVDAVIAACQAVDNCTGQIVNKVLEMDGAVLITADHGNADLLIDPETGAPYTAHTVNPVPFIFISNDMKDAKLRTDGKLADITPTMLDLLGLEKPAEMDGTTLIVK, from the coding sequence ATGAAAAAAAGACCTGTAGTTTTAATCATTTTAGATGGTTGGGGAATGAATCATCACCCAGAACAAGTGGATGCAGTTAGAATGGCACATCCGGTAAATTTCGAAAGATATAGAAAAGAGTATCCATTTACAGAATTAAGAGCAGATGGAGAATTTGTAGGACTGCCTGAAGGACAGTTTGGTAACTCTGAAGTAGGACACTTAAATATTGGGGCTGGAAGAGTAGTGTATCAGCTGTTACCAAAAATAACAAAGGAAATAAGGGAAGGACTTATACTTGAAAATGGACCACTTTCTGATGTAATGAACAAAACAAAAGATAATGGTAAAGCACTTCATATAATGGGATTAATGTCTGATGGAGGAGTGCACTCACATATAAATCACATTATTGGTCTTGTTGACATGGCAAAGAAAAAAGGATTGACAGAAGTTTACGTTCATGCATTAATGGACGGAAGAGATACTCCACCTGAAAGCGGAGTAAACTATCTTGCTGAAATGGAAAAAGCTTTAGCTGATACAGGTGTAGGGAAATTGGCTTCAGTTATAGGAAGATATTATGGAATGGATAGGGACAATAACTGGGACAGAATAGAACTTGCTTATGATGCATTATTTTCAGGAGCAGGAGAAACTGCAGCTTCATCAGATGAAGCAATAAAAGCATCTTATGCGGCAGGAGTAACTGATGAATTTGTAAAACCTACAAAAGTAACTGAAGGTGGAAACCCAATTGGATTAATCAAGGACGGAGATGGAGTAATATTTGCAAACTTCAGACCTGACAGGGCAAGACAGCTTACAAGAGCAATAATTGAAGAAGATTTCAAAGGATTTAGCAGAAAAGTACATCCAAAAGTAAACTTTGTATGTATGGCACAGTATGATGCAACATTTGATGTACCGGTAGCTTATCCGCCACAAAAAATAGTAAACGGATTTGGAGAAGTTGTATCAAAGGCTGGATTGAAACAGGTAAGAACTGCAGAAACAGAAAAATATGCACACGTTACATTCTTCTTTAATGGAGGAGTTGAACAGCCTTATGAAGGTGAAATAAGACTGCTTTCAGACTCTCCTAAAGTGGCAACATATGATTTACAGCCTGAAATGAGTGCTTATAAAGTAAAAGACAGATTACTTGAAGAATTGGATAAAGGTGGAGTTGACACTGTAATATTGAACTTTGCAAACCCTGACATGGTTGGACATACTGGAGTTGTAGATGCGGTAATAGCTGCATGTCAAGCTGTTGACAACTGTACAGGACAGATTGTAAACAAAGTATTGGAAATGGACGGAGCAGTATTAATAACAGCTGACCACGGAAATGCTGACCTGCTTATAGATCCTGAAACAGGAGCACCTTACACTGCCCACACTGTAAACCCTGTACCATTTATATTTATAAGTAACGACATGAAGGATGCAAAATTAAGAACAGATGGAAAATTAGCAGATATAACACCTACAATGTTGGATTTATTAGGATTGGAAAAACCTGCTGAAATGGATGGAACAACATTAATAGTTAAATAA